A single Alcanivorax borkumensis SK2 DNA region contains:
- the rpoD gene encoding RNA polymerase sigma factor RpoD, giving the protein MTTQKQQQQSQLKQLIALGKEQGYLTYAEVNDHLPDSITDTDQVEDIIQMINDMGITVVEKAADADQLTIDESADSTDEVAAEEAAAVLASVENEPGRTTDPVRMYMREMGTVELLTREGEIEIAKRIEEGTREVLHALAFWPGAVDMVIEEYARVENEERKLTDIIAGYLDPNDDGAAATNANRDPAFAEKAKKAAEEKAKAKEKAKEEGSDDKDSDDEDEEDEGGLDPVLAAERFETLKKLQEKAERSLKRNGRDHASTAKALEALAEHFTLFKLVPRIFDSMLVGARDNLDLVRKFERQIMSATIRRGGMDRKDFIKAFPGNETNMEWIDSQLKTKKGKAIADKLSVVKEDVQRAQRKISTIEDIIGLPVADIKEINRRISIGEAKARRAKKEMVEANLRLVISIAKKYTNRGLQFLDLIQEGNIGLMKAVDKFEYRRGYKFSTYATWWIRQAITRSIADQARTIRIPVHMIETINKINRVQRQMLQEMGREPTPEELGVRLEMPEDKVRKVLKIAKEPISMETPIGDDEDSSLGDFIEDGNMESPVDSATSLGLEEATRDVLANLTAREAKVLRMRFGIDMNTDHTLEEVGKQFDVTRERIRQIEAKALRKLRHPSRSEHLRSFLDGDL; this is encoded by the coding sequence ATGACGACTCAAAAGCAGCAGCAACAATCTCAGCTGAAGCAGTTGATCGCACTAGGTAAGGAACAGGGCTACCTTACCTACGCTGAAGTGAATGACCACTTGCCGGACTCCATTACGGATACCGATCAAGTAGAAGACATCATTCAGATGATCAACGACATGGGCATCACCGTGGTTGAAAAAGCCGCCGATGCCGACCAGTTGACGATCGACGAAAGCGCCGACAGCACAGACGAAGTCGCCGCTGAAGAAGCCGCTGCCGTGCTCGCCTCCGTAGAGAACGAACCCGGTCGCACCACCGACCCGGTACGCATGTACATGCGCGAAATGGGCACCGTGGAGCTGCTCACTCGGGAAGGCGAAATCGAAATTGCCAAGCGCATTGAAGAAGGCACCCGTGAAGTTCTTCACGCCCTCGCCTTCTGGCCCGGCGCTGTCGATATGGTGATTGAAGAATACGCCCGCGTGGAAAACGAAGAACGTAAGCTCACCGACATCATTGCCGGCTACTTGGATCCCAATGACGATGGCGCGGCAGCGACCAACGCCAATCGCGATCCTGCTTTTGCTGAAAAAGCCAAGAAGGCGGCAGAAGAAAAAGCTAAGGCAAAAGAAAAAGCCAAAGAAGAAGGTTCTGACGATAAAGACAGCGACGACGAAGACGAAGAAGATGAAGGCGGCTTGGATCCGGTATTGGCCGCAGAACGCTTCGAGACGCTGAAAAAACTGCAAGAGAAAGCAGAACGCTCTCTCAAGCGTAACGGTCGGGACCATGCATCCACCGCCAAGGCATTAGAAGCGCTGGCAGAACACTTCACCCTGTTTAAACTGGTGCCGCGTATTTTCGACAGCATGCTCGTTGGTGCACGCGACAACCTGGACCTGGTACGTAAATTCGAGCGCCAAATCATGTCCGCCACCATCCGCCGTGGCGGTATGGATCGTAAGGATTTCATCAAGGCATTTCCTGGCAACGAAACCAACATGGAGTGGATCGATAGCCAGCTGAAAACCAAAAAAGGCAAAGCCATCGCCGATAAACTGAGCGTCGTCAAAGAAGACGTTCAGCGTGCCCAGCGTAAAATCAGCACTATCGAAGACATCATTGGCTTGCCCGTTGCCGACATCAAGGAAATCAACCGTCGCATTTCCATTGGCGAAGCAAAAGCGCGTCGCGCCAAGAAAGAAATGGTCGAAGCCAACCTGCGTCTGGTTATTTCTATCGCCAAAAAATACACCAACCGAGGGCTACAATTCCTCGACCTGATTCAGGAAGGCAACATCGGCCTGATGAAAGCCGTAGACAAGTTCGAATACCGCCGTGGTTACAAATTCTCCACCTACGCTACTTGGTGGATTCGTCAGGCCATCACACGCTCCATCGCCGACCAGGCACGCACCATCCGTATCCCGGTACACATGATAGAGACCATCAACAAGATCAACCGGGTACAACGTCAAATGCTGCAGGAAATGGGCCGCGAACCCACTCCAGAAGAGCTGGGTGTACGCTTGGAAATGCCGGAAGATAAAGTTCGTAAAGTACTCAAGATTGCCAAAGAGCCAATCTCCATGGAAACCCCCATCGGTGACGATGAAGATTCCAGCCTCGGCGACTTTATCGAAGACGGCAACATGGAATCCCCGGTAGATTCCGCCACCTCGCTTGGCCTGGAAGAAGCCACCCGCGACGTACTGGCCAACCTCACCGCTCGGGAAGCTAAAGTCCTGCGCATGCGTTTCGGTATCGACATGAACACTGACCACACCCTTGAGGAAGTGGGAAAACAGTTCGACGTAACCCGTGAACGTATTCGTCAGATCGAAGCCAAGGCACTGCGCAAACTCCGGCATCCGAGCCGCAGCGAGCACCTACGCAGCTTCCTCGACGGCGACCTGTAA
- a CDS encoding site-specific integrase, translated as MATLVKTPSGTWKAVIRKTGFPTTSKTFRTKRDAEDWSRRTEDEMVRGVYIQRAPAERMTVADALKRYLAEVSPTKRPASAACDVRHSKPLIKGLGKYSLAALSPEIIAKYRDERLAGLDRKDAKGNPDPRPRSPNTVRLDLALLGHMFTTAIREWGIGLPSNPVQNIRRPAPPPGRERRLNQTEEDRLIAAVDSHSNPMLGWIVRLALETGMRSAEITTLRRNQIDLKRRVVRLLETKNTAPRTVPLSSTATAILQEALANPVRPIDTDLVFFGEPGRDGQRRPYNFNKPWLKAKETAGMKELHFHDLRHEAVSRLVEGGLSDQQVAAISGHKSMQMLKRYTHLRAEDLVNELDSIADRRNRRDES; from the coding sequence ATGGCTACACTCGTCAAAACCCCTTCCGGCACATGGAAAGCCGTCATTCGCAAAACGGGGTTCCCCACTACCTCAAAAACCTTTCGCACCAAACGCGATGCTGAAGATTGGTCGCGACGCACCGAAGATGAAATGGTGCGCGGTGTTTACATCCAACGCGCCCCCGCAGAAAGAATGACCGTGGCGGATGCACTCAAGCGCTACCTGGCGGAAGTCTCCCCAACCAAGCGCCCGGCTTCAGCAGCCTGCGACGTTCGACATTCCAAACCTCTAATCAAAGGACTGGGCAAATACTCGTTAGCAGCACTGTCCCCTGAGATTATCGCCAAGTATCGCGATGAACGCCTTGCTGGCCTGGACCGCAAAGATGCCAAGGGCAATCCTGATCCAAGACCGCGATCACCCAACACGGTAAGACTCGACCTTGCGTTGCTCGGGCATATGTTCACCACCGCTATCAGGGAATGGGGAATCGGCCTGCCGTCCAATCCTGTACAAAATATTCGTCGCCCTGCCCCGCCACCTGGACGCGAGCGCCGACTAAACCAAACGGAAGAAGATCGCCTTATAGCTGCGGTCGATAGCCACTCCAACCCCATGCTGGGCTGGATCGTCCGGCTTGCCCTAGAAACCGGGATGCGCTCAGCAGAGATCACCACGTTACGTCGCAACCAAATCGACCTGAAGCGACGGGTCGTACGCTTACTGGAAACCAAGAACACAGCACCACGTACCGTCCCACTCTCCAGCACAGCGACAGCCATACTGCAGGAAGCTCTAGCCAATCCAGTTCGCCCCATCGACACAGATCTGGTGTTCTTTGGGGAACCAGGTAGAGACGGCCAGCGCCGCCCCTATAACTTCAACAAACCCTGGCTAAAAGCGAAGGAAACCGCCGGAATGAAAGAGCTCCACTTCCACGACCTGCGTCATGAAGCCGTAAGCCGGTTAGTCGAAGGGGGGCTCAGCGACCAGCAGGTGGCCGCCATCAGCGGCCACAAGTCCATGCAGATGCTGAAACGATACACCCACCTGCGCGCGGAAGACCTAGTGAACGAGCTTGACTCAATCGCTGATCGCCGTAACCGAAGAGATGAATCGTGA